A region from the Cannabis sativa cultivar Pink pepper isolate KNU-18-1 chromosome 9, ASM2916894v1, whole genome shotgun sequence genome encodes:
- the LOC115713377 gene encoding uncharacterized protein LOC115713377 produces the protein MDSDSDTEEINEECIQQAITEEMEIDELVIIVTRTSVYYHNNFLVKEPCRNSPHTGWKFMMEILNGNDRHCHEMFRMEKHVFCKLCDRLRSYGLKSSKGLRLEESVGMFMMILGHGAGNRMIQEHFQHSGETVSRQFTNVLEKMSMLALDEIKPPENFDEVSYYIRNNSRYWPYFKDCIGAIDGTHVRVSLPVDKQIPYIGRKGCPTQNIMAVCGFDMLFTFVWAGWEGTAHDTRIFLEALRNTNLNFPKPPNGKYYLVDAGYSNMKGYLAPYKGQRYHLPQFQQGSQPSGYKEVFNHAHSSLRSVIERCFGVWKARWQILHRMPSYGYDKQVAIVTASMALHNFIRRETINEMDFPSYDAANNDFVDDDVQNINLARDESEMGVVRDKIAAELMLR, from the exons ATGGATAGTGATTCAGATACAGAGGAGATAAATGAAGAATGTATACAACAAGCTATAACTGAAGAAATGGAAATTGATGAGCTAGTCATTATCGTTACAAGAACATCAGTATATTACCATAATAACTTTTTGGTTAAGGAGCCATGTAGAAATTCACCTCACACTGGTTGGAAATTTATGATGGAAATACTTAATGGAAATGATCGACATTGTCATGAGATGTTTCGAATGGAAAAACATGTTTTTTGTAAACTATGTGATAGATTGAGAAGTTATGGGTTAAAGTCCAGTAAAGGGTTGAGACTAGAAGAGTCGGTTGGTATGTTTATGATGATTTTAGGACATGGAGCAGGTAATAGAATGATTCAAGAGCATTTTCAACATTCAGGTGAAACTGTTAGTAGACAATTTACAAATGTATTGGAAAAAATGAGTATGCTTGCTTTGGATGAAATCAAACCACCTGAAAATTTTGATGAAGTCTCGTATTATATACGAAATAATTCAAGATATTGGCCCTACTTTAAG GATTGTATTGGAGCTATAGATGGAACACATGTTCGAGTTTCACTTCCCGTAGATAAACAAATTCCATACATTGGAAGAAAGGGTTGTCCTACGCAAAATATTATGGCTGTATGTGGATTTGATATGTTGTTCACATTTGTGTGGGCAGGATGGGAAGGAACAGCACATGATACTCGTATATTTCTTGAAGCATTAAgaaatacaaatctaaattttCCTAAACCACCCAATG GTAAGTATTATTTAGTTGATGCAGGGTATTCAAATATGAAAGGTTATTTAGCTCCATATAAAGGGCAAAGATATCATCTTCCTCAATTTCAACAAGGTAGTCAACCTAGTGGCTATAAAGAAGTATTTAACCATGCTCATTCATCATTACGTAGTGTTATTGAGCGTTGTTTTGGTGTATGGAAAGCACGTTGGCAAATTTTGCATCGAATGCCAAGTTATGGATATGATAAACAAGTAGCTATCGTTACTGCTTCAATGGCTTTACATAATTTTATTAGGAGGGAGACTATTAATGAGATGGACTTTCCGTCTTATGATGCAGCAAATAATGATTTTGTAGACGATGATGTACAAAATATCAACTTAGCAAGAGATGAGAGTGAAATGGGAGTTGTCCGTGATAAAATTGCAGCGGAACTCATGCTGAGATAA
- the LOC133031518 gene encoding L10-interacting MYB domain-containing protein-like, protein METEVTQGKSKAVWDSITHEKWIDLAVEQVRAGNRNRSHLSKLGWKNFIEKFNLKTGRNYDRKQMKNHWDNVKKEWQLWDSLLRGETGLGWDMQRQTVDAPNEWWEEKLQKYPDAAKFRVRGLEHSFKLDELFRDVTATGARAWAPTSGSLPPLYTEDHNDIEIDENSEESNHERVCQQIRKEKNLLDPNKKQFKKGKRNNSTTAKLSKQLDEICEAIKNRSSYIRTDPPGCSVQEVMDKLATLPGCEPMSPLFKVGTNLFMKKANREIFVALKEPKYQIEWLKEQDLNF, encoded by the exons atGGAAACTGAGGTAACACAAGGAAAATCAAAAGCAGTTTGGGATTCAATAACACATGAGAAATGGATTGATTTAGCTGTAGAACAAGTGAGAGCTGGCAATAGAAATAGATCACATTTAAGCAAATTAGGTTGGaaaaattttattgaaaaatttaatttaaagacGGGTAGAAATTATGATCGAAAACAAATGAAAAATCATTGGGATAATGTTAAGAAGGAGTGGCAGTTGTGGGATTCATTACTTAGAGGAGAGACTGGACTTGGTTGGGACATGCAAAGGCAAACAGTTGATGCTCCTAATGAATGGTGGGAGGAAAAGTTACAA AAGTATCCTGATGCTGCTAAATTTCGAGTGAGAGGTTTAGAACATTCTTTCAAGCTGGATGAGTTGTTTAGAGATGTTACCGCTACAGGGGCTAGAGCTTGGGCACCAACTTCTGGTTCACTTCCTCCTTTATACACAGAGGATCATAATGATATAGAGATCGATGAGAATTCAGAGGAAAGTAACCATGAGAGAGTGTGTCAACaaataagaaaagagaagaatttactTGACCCAAATAAGAAGCAATTTAAGAAGGGAAAAAGAAATAATTCTACAACAGCAAAGTTGTCCAAACAACTTGATGAAATTTGTGAGGCAATAAAAAATAGGAGCTCATACATACGTACCGATCCTCCTGGATGTAGTGTTCAAGAAGTGATGGATAAATTAGCTACACTTCCAGGTTGTGAACCAATGAGCCCTCTATTCAAAGTTGGTACTAATTTATTCATGAAGAAAGCAAATAGGGAAATTTTTGTTGCTTTGAAGGAGCCTAAATATCAAATTGAATGGCTGAAAGAACAGGATTTGAACTTCTAA
- the LOC115722917 gene encoding large ribosomal subunit protein uL6 encodes MKTILSSETMDIPEGVEIRVHAKVIEVEGPRGKLVRNFKHLNLDFELITDHTTGTRKLKIESWFGTRKTSAAIRTALSHVDNLITGVTKGYRYKMRFVYAHFPINASISNTGTSIEIRNFLGEKKVRKVDMLDGVSIVRSEKVKDELVLDGNDIELVSRSAALINQKCHVKNKDIRKFLDGIYVSEKGCIQVEE; translated from the exons ATGAAGACTATTCTCTCATCGGAGACGATGGACATCCCGGAGGGAGTGGAGATCAGGGTTCACGCCAAGGTCATCGAGGTTGAAGGCCCACGGGGAAAGCTTGTCCGCAATTTCAAGCATCTAAACCTCGATTTCGAGCTCATCACTGATCACACCACCGGAACTCGTAAGCTCAAGATTGAATCTTGGTTCGGTACCAGGAAGACCAGTGCCGCTATCCGTACGGCTCTCAGCCACGTCGATAACCTCATCACCGGCGTCACTAAGGGATACCGTTACAAGATGCGATTCGTCTACGCCCATTTTCCCATCAATGCCTCTATCTCCAATACCGGCACCTCTATTGAGATTCGAAACTTTTTGGGCGAGAAGAAG GTAAGAAAGGTGGACATGCTTGATGGAGTTTCTATTGTCAGGTCTGAAAAAGTTAAAGATGAACTTGTTTTGGATGGCAACGATATTGAGCTTGTGTCTCGGTCTGCTGCCCTCATAAACCAG AAATGCCATGTCAAGAACAAAGATATTCGTAAGTTTCTCGATGGTATCTATGTTAGCGAGAAGGGATGTATCCAAGTGGAGGAATGA